The Bosea sp. AS-1 region AAACCGGCGCCGGAACGCTTCTGGAAGATGCTGACCGACTACGCACGCTTCGATTTCGGCCGTTCCTACTTCCGTGGCGCGCCGGTGCTACAGCTCATCAAGGAGAAGCTGCCCGTCTCGATCTCGCTCGGCTTGTGGATGACGCTCCTCTCCTACGCCATCTCGATCCCGCTCGGCATCCGCAAGGCGGTGAAGGAAGGCTCGCGCTTTGACACCTGGACCAGCGCCATCGTCATCATCGGTTACGCGATCCCGAGCTTCCTGTTCGCGATCCTGCTGATCGTGCTCTTCGCCGGTGGCTCCTTCTGGCAGATCTTCCCGCTTCGGGGGCTGACGTCCGACAACTGGAGCGACCTCTCGCTGATCGGCAAGATCAAGGACTATCTCTGGCATATCTGCCTGCCGGTGACGGCGATGGCGCTCGGCGCCTTTGCGACCTCGACGCTGCTGACCAAGAACTCCTTCCTCGACGAGATCCGCAAGCAATACGTGCTGACCGCTCGGATGAAGGGCCTGACCGAACGTGGCGTGCTCTATGGCCATGTCTTCCGCAATGCGATGCTGATCGTCATCGCCGGCTTCCCCGGTGCCTTCGTCAGCGCGCTCTTCGCGGGCTCGCTGCTGATCGAGACGATCTTCTCACTCGATGGGCTCGGCCTTCTCTCCTTCGAGGCGATCGTCAACCGCGATTATCCGGTGGTCTTCGCCAACCTCTACATCTTCTCGCTGATCGGCCTCGTCGTGCACCTCATCACCGACCTGACCTATAGCTGGGTCGATCCCCGCATCGATTTCGAGACGCGGGAGAGCTGAGGATGAGCGATACGCTGCTCGACGTTCCGCCGCCCTCTCTCCGCAGCGACGCGCCGCTGGCGCCTGTCGAAGCGAGTCAGGGCTGGCTGAAGCTGACGCCGATCAACCGGCGCCGGCTCAACAACTTCAAGGCCAACAAGCGCGGCTGGTGGTCGTTCTGGCTATTCCTGGCGCTGTTCGTGCTGTCGCTCTTCGCCGAGTTCATCGCCAACGACCGCCCTCTTCTCGTCCGCTACAAGGGCGAGTGGCTGTTTCCGGTCGTGGTGAACTATCCCGAGGAAAAATTCGGGGGCTTCCTCGCCACGACCGATTATCGCGACCCGGTCATCGCCAAGGAGATCGCCGCGAACGGCTTCGCGGTCTGGCCGCCGATCCGCTACAGCTACAACACCAACAACCTCGACCTGCCCGTCCCGGCCCCCGCCCCACCGACCTGGCTGCTCAAGGACGAGCAGTGCAAGCCGATCGCCAAGCGGACCGGCGGCGCGACCTGCCGCGACATCGAATGGAACTGGCTCGGCACCGACGACCAGGGCCGCGACGTGGTGGCGCGACTGATCTACGGCTTCCGCATCTCGGTGCTGTTCGGGCTGATCCTGTGCGCCTTCTCCTCGGTCATCGGCATCACGGCCGGCGCCGTACAGGGCTATTTCGGTGGCTGGACCGACCTGATCTTCCAGCGCCTGATCGAGATCTGGACCTCGATCCCGGCGCTCTACCTGCTGATCATCGTCGCGGCGATCATCACACCGAGCTTCTTCGTGCTGCTCGGCATCCTGCTCCTGTTCTCCTGGGTCTCGCTGGTCGGGGTGGTGCGCGCCGAATTCCTGCGGGCGCGCAACTTCGAATATGTGAGGGCGGCGCGCGCGCTGGGCCTGTCCAACCGCACGATCATGATCCGCCACCTTCTGCCCAACGCCATGGTGGCGACGCTAACCTTCCTGCCCTTCATCCTGAACGGCTCGATCACGACGCTGACCTCGCTCGACTTCCTCGGCTTCGGCCTGCCGCCCGGCTCGCCTTCGCTCGGTGAGTTGCTGGCGCAGGGCAAAGCCAATCTGCAGGCGCCCTGGCTCGGTCTCTCCGGCTTCATCGTGATCGCGCTGATGCTGTCGCTGCTGATCTTCATCGGCGAGGCGGTGCGCGATGCCTTCGACCCGCGGAAGACCTTCGCATGAGCGCGCCGCTGCTTTCCGTCGAGGACCTTTCGGTCGCCTTCCGCCAGGGCGGCAAGGAGGCGCTCGCGGTCGACCATGTCTCCTTCTCGATCGACAAGGGCGAGACCGTCGCGATCGTCGGCGAGTCCGGCTCGGGCAAGTCGGTCTCGGCGCTGTCGATCCTGAAACTCCTGAACTATCCGGCGGCGCATCATCCTTCCGGCAAGGTGCTGTTCAAGGGGCAGAACCTGATCGCGGCCGACGAGGACGCGATGCGCAAGGTGCGCGGCAACGACATCACCATGGTGTTCCAGGAGCCGATGACCTCGCTCAACCCGCTGCACACCATCCAGAAGCAGATCGGCGAGATCCTCGAGCTGCACAAGGGCTTGCGCGGCGAGAAGGCGCGGACGCGGACGCTCGAACTGCTCGGCCTCGTCGGCATCCGCGACGCGGCAAGCCGGCTCGACGCCTATCCGCACCAGCTCTCCGGCGGTCAGCGCCAGCGGGTGATGATCGCGATGGCGCTCGCCAACGAACCCGACCTGCTGATCGCCGACGAGCCGACCACCGCGCTCGACGTCACCGTGCAGGCGCAGATCCTGAAGCTGCTCAAGGAGCTTCAGGCCCGGCTCGGCATGGCGATGCTGTTCATCACCCATGATCTCGGCATCGTCAGGCGTATCGCCGATCGCGTCGTGGTGATGCTGAAGGGCAAGGTCGTCGAGGAAGGGCCGGTCGCGGAGATCTTTGACAACCCGCAGCATCCTTATACGAAGCGCCTGCTCGCCGCCGAGCCGAAGGGGCGGCCCGAACCGGTCGCGAGCGATGCTGCGACGCTGCTCGAAGCCGGACCGATGAAGATCTGGTTCCCGATCAAGTCCGGCTTCCTGCGCCGCATCACCGGCCATGTGAAGGCGGTCGACGGCATCTCGGTGAAGGTGCGCGAAGGCGAGACCCTGGGCGTCGTCGGCGAATCCGGCTCGGGCAAGACCACGCTCGGCCTCGCCATCCTCAGGCTGATTTCCTCGGAAGGGCCGATTGTCTTCCTCGGTGACCGCATCGACGGACTCTCCAGCAAACAGGTCAGGCCCAAGCGGAAGGACCTGCAGGTCGTCTTCCAGGACCCTTATGGCTCGCTCTCGCCGCGCATGTCGGTAGCCGAGATCGTTGCGGAAGGCCTCGGCGTGCAGCAGAAGAACCTGTCCTATGCCGCCCGCCGCGAGATCGTGGCGCAGGCTCTCGCCGATGTGGGCCTGGATCCTGCCGCGATGGACCGTTATCCGCACGAATTCTCCGGCGGCCAGCGGCAGCGCATCGCGATCGCGCGCGCGATGGCGCTCAACCCGAAATTCGTGGTGCTGGACGAGCCGACCTCGGCGCTGGATATGTCGGTCCAGGCACAGATCGTAGACCTGCTGCGCGGACTGCAGGCGAAGCGCAAGCTGGGCTATCTTTTCATCAGCCACGACCTCAAGGTGGTGCGGGCGCTCTCGCATCGGCTCGTCGTGATGCAGAACGGAAAGGTCGTCGAGGAAGGTCCGGCCGAAGAGGTCTTCGCCCGGCCACGCGAGGCCTATACGCAGGCCCTGCTGGCCGCCGCGCTCAATATCGAGTCGGCGTCCAATGGTGCCGTCAGGGAGTGAGCATGGCACGCGCGCTGCTCATCGTGCTGGATTCGGTCGGTTGCGGCGCTGCGGAAGACGCTGGCGCCTATGGCGACGAAGGCTCCGACACGCTCGGCCATATCGCCGAAGCCTGTGCCGAAGGTCGCGGCGACCGGGAGGGGCTGCGCACGGGGCCGTTGCAATTGCCGAACCTCGTGCGGCTCGGGCTCGCCCATGCTTGCGAGGCTTCGACCGGCCGCGCACTCGCCGGAGTGACGAAGCCCGCGCAGCCGCAAGGACGCTGGGGTTACGGCGTCGAGGTCAGCCAGGGCAAGGACACACCTTCAGGCCATTGGGAAATCGCCGGCTGTCCGGTGAACTTCCGCTGGGGCTATTTCACCGATCTGGAGAACTCTTTCCCGCCGGAGCTCATCGCCGGCATCGTCAAGGAAGGCGCCCTGCCCGGCATCCTCGGCAACAAGCATGCCTCGGGCGTGACGATCATCGAGGAGCTCGGCGCGGACCATATCCGGACCGGCAAGCCGATCTGCTACACCTCGGTCGATTCCGTGCTGCAGATCGCGGCACATGAAGAGCATTTCGGTCTCGACCGGCTCTATGCGCTCTGCAAGACGGTGCGCGGGCTGGTTGATCCGCTGAAGATCGGCCGCGTCATCGCCCGGCCCTTCATTGGCTCGCCGGAAGACGGGTTCACCCGCACCGGCAACCGCAAGGACTTCGCCATCCCTCCTCCGCGGGAGACGATCCTCGACCGGCTGACGGCGCAGGGCCGCGCGGTCGTGACCGTCGGCAAGATCGGCGACATCTTCGCCCACCGCGCCACCGGCATCGAGATCAAGCCCTTCGGCAACAATGCGATGGTCGAGGCGGCGCTGGAGGCCTGGGATGGGCTGCCCGATGGCGGCTTCTGCTTCGTCAATCTCGTCGATTTCGACACCGAATACGGCCATCGCCGCGATATCCCGGGCTATGCTGCGGCACTCGAGGCCTTCGACAAGCTGCTGCCGCGGATCGAGGCTGCGTTGAAGCCGGACGACATCGCCGTCATCACGGCCGACCATGGCAATGATCCGAGCTGGCGCGGCACCGACCATACCCGCGAGCATGTGCCGATCCTCGCCTTCGGCCCCGGCATCGTGCCCGAGCCGCTCGGCCGGCGCGAGAGCTTCGCCGACATCGCCGCGAGCCTCGGCATCTGGCTCGGCGTCGGCCCCGTCGGACCGGGGCGGCACTGGTAGCTCAGGCGGCCGCGACGTTGCCGCAGAAGAGCGCGACGTCCTGGCGGATGCTCTGGGCTTGCTGCGCGAGGTCGGCCGCTGTTTCCTGCAGCTTCTCCGCCGCGCCATGCGTCTCGACTGTCATGCTCTCGAAGCCGCCAGCCATGTCTGCGCTGCGCTGCGCGCCCTCGAAGGACAGCCTGACCTGATAGGCGATCTCGGAGGTCGCCCGGCTCTGCTCGTCCACGGAAACCGCAATCGCATTCGCGACCCGCTCGACCTCGCCGATAGCGTCAACGATCTCGCGGATCGCCCTGAGCGAGCTCTGCGTCGCCTGCTGCATCGCGCCGATATGGGCCGAGACCTCGTCGGTCGCCTTGGCCGTCTGAGCGGAGAGCGTCTTGACCTCGCTCGCGACCACCGCGAAACCGCGCCCCATCTCGCCGGCGCGCGCCGCCTCGATCGTCGCGTTCAACGCCAGCATGCTGGTCTGGGCCGCGATACCGCGAATGATCTCGACGACGGCACCGACATCCTCGCTACGTTCGGTCAGTTCCTCGATCTCACGGCTGGCCTGCCGAGCCAGCTCGGCCGTGGATTTCGAGCCATCGGCGGACTGGCCGGCATTGCGGCCGATTTCCGCGATCGAGGCGGCGAGCTCGGTGCTGGCTGCCGAAAGCTGGTCAATGCTGTCCATCGTTCCGGCAGCCGCCTCGGCGACGAGCGTCGTCTGGCCGCGTGCATGTGTAGCCGTTTCCGTCAGGCTGCCTGCCTTCGACTGCATGGTTTCCGCCGAACGGTCGAGCAGGATCATGGCGCCGTCCATCTGGCTGCGGAAACGCGAGACGAGCGCCTGCAGGCTGGTGGCGCGACGGCTGAGTTCCTCGGACAAGGCCCTTTCCTTTTCGCCCGCCAACCTCTCGCGCTCGGCCACTTCCTGCGCCCGCGCCAAATTCTCTTCGCCCTCATTCAGGCGCCGCTGCAGCAGCAGGGCGAAGGTCGCGAGAAATGCTGTCTCGATCAGCACGATGACCGCGTGGAGAAGAACCCTGAAAAGATTGCCGCCCTGGTAGAAGACCGCTGCCGGCAGGACATATTGCAGCACGAGGTGATGCAATGCAGTCAGCGTCGCCCCGAGCAGGATCGGTCGCCAGTCACAGAAGCCGGCAAACAGCGCCAGGACCGCGAAGTAGTACATGTGGATGTCCGGCTGCCAGGGGTGACCGGCGAAGCTGAAGACCAGCGCCGAGACCTGACCGATCAGCACCGTGACGATGGCGAGCTGTGTGACCTGGCCTGTGCCCGCGACACGATAGAGAAGCGGCAGGATCGCCGCTGCAAAGCCGATCAGCGTCACGGGCACGATGCCATCCTGGCCTCGCATCCAGAAGCTGAAGGCCAGCAGCGGAACATGCAGCAGGGCCAACCCGATCAGGGCTAGCGCGACGCGGCGGCGAATGACCTGAAGAGACCAATTCACTGAACTTCTCCCGGCACGGCCGCGCTGTCGAGGCAGCCGGCAAGACCAGCCAGTTTCAGAGACAGCCAGGCGCCCCGCGGCAAAGAGGCGGGTTCCGCGCGCGGCGCGACGACGACGATCGAGGCCAGCCGCCCGGTCCTCAGCACGCGGTCGCCCGCAGCGAAACTGCGCGCCACCGCCTCGGCTTGGCCAATCCAGAACGGGAACACGATGGCGACCGGCTCATCGCCGGCCGAACCATGCGGAAGGCTCGCCAAGGCTGCTGCTGCACCGAGCAGGGTCAGCATGGCGACGAGTGCCGTCGCGGCAATCATGCCCTTGCGACCATGCGTTTCATCGGGAGAGAGCACGGAAAGGTCGCTAGGCAGCACGCTGTTCGTCCAGGAAGGGATACATGGCCAAGAACGACAGGCCGGTAAAATTTCATCTAACCGACTAGGTCTTACTTAAACAGAAACTCGCCGGATCCGTCGCGTTAGGGATTCATTAACGCGCGAAATACAACCTAAGGTTGTTAATTCTAATGGAACTTTCGCGATGATTGCTTCGCTGGGACTGTTCAGAAGGGATGAAGACGGGACGAGCGCGATCGAATTCGCCTTCGTCGCGCCGGTCCTGCTCCTGCTGCTGTTCGGCATCATGGGCTACGGCTACGTCTTCGGCATCTATCACAGCGTCCAGCAGATGGCTGCAGAGGCGGCCCGCTCCTCGGTCGCGGGTTTGAGCGATGCGGAACGCGCCCGGATCGCGCAGGACTACGTCGCGGCCAATGCTGGCGCCTACGCCTTCATCGACCCTGCCAAGGTGAAGGTTCGCACGCTCCAGACCGGGCCGCAGCAGCAGAGCTTCGAGGTCGCGGTCAGCTACGACATGACCGGCTCGCTCTACGACCAGCTCAGCCGGCTCGTATCGCTGCCGCAACCCCTCATCGAACGCCGCGCCGTCGTGCAGCGCGGCGGCTACTGAATCCATCGGCATCGGGCTGGGGAGGCCTCGCCATGCGCAAGCTTCGGGATTTTCGTAACGACGAACGCGGCGGAGCCGCCATTCTCTTCGCCATTTCGCTCGTCGCCCTGCTCGGCTTCGGCGCCATGGCGGTCGATGTCGGCAGCTTCTTCTACGAAAAGCGCAGGCTGCAGACCGCGAACGACCTCGCAGCGCTCGCGGCGGCCAGCGACATCCCGCGCGCCCAGGCCGCGGCGCAGGCCAGCGTGAGCCAGAACGGCTTCCAGGGCGGCAATGTCAGCGCCGTGCAACCCGGTATCTACACGCCGGACCCAGCGAAAGCTCCGGAGGACCGCTTCGTGCCGGGGCCGGCTTCGAATGCCAATGCCGTCCGGATCGACATGCGAATGATGACGCCGCTCCTGCTTGGACGCGCGTTCGCCACCTCGCGCACGACAACACCTCCACCCGGGACGAAGCCGTCACCGATCCAGGCCAGCATGGAGGCGGGCGAAGTGCCGATCGGCAGCCGCGCCATCGCCTATCAGGATGCGCAAGCCTCCTTCGCGATCGGCTCGCGCCTGCTCAAGCTTGACGGCGGCCTGCTCAACGGCCTGCTGGGCGGCCTGCTCGGAGGCGGCGTCTCGCTGTCGGTGATGGACTACGAGGCGCTGGTGAAGGCGCGGGTCGATCTCTTCGACTTCTCCAAGCATCTGGCGACGCGGCTCAATCTCACCGCCGCGACCTATGACGACGTGCTGAAGGCGCATGCCACGCTGGGCGACGTGCTCTCCGCCATCGTCGATGCCTCCCGCGACAATGATGCCCGCAGCGGTGCGGCCACCGCCGCGCTGGGCAAACTCGCCTCCGTCGCCGCCAGCGGCCTGCCGGTCGATCTCTCGAAGCTCGTCTCCTTCGGGCCGGCAGGCGACAAGCCGGTTTCCGGGCCGAAGCCGCTCGCGGCCTCGCTCACGGCGCTCGACATCGTCTCGGCCGTCGCGCAGATCGCCAATGGCCAGCGGCAGATCGATGTCGGGCTCGCGCTCAACCTGCCGGGCATCGCGGCCGTCAACCTCAAACTCGGCATCGGCGAGCGGCCGATCGGCAGTGCCATGGTGCGCGTCGGCCGGACGGGGGCGAGCGTCCACACGGCGCAGACACGCCTGCTGCTCACCGTCGACCTCGTGGGTTCGGGGGCGGCCTCGCTGGTCAGGCTCCCGGTCTATCTGGAGCTTGCCGCCGCAACGGCGAAGCTCACTGCCGTGCAGTGCTCGCCCGGAGACGTCTCGACCTCGCGCGTCACGCTGGGCGTCAGGCCGGCGCTGGTCGATGCCTGGATCGGGCAGGTCTCGATGGCCGAATTCAATAATTTCAGCACCGCGCCAAACCCGCCAGCCGCGACCCTCGTCAACGTCGCCGGCCTCGCCAAGGTCAATGCCCGCGCCCATGTGACGATGACAAACCTCGCCGAGACGCCGGTGATCTTCAGCTATGCCGAGATCCAGCGCGGCGACAAGAAGACGACTTCCACGCAGAATTTCGTCGCGACCCTGCTCGGACGACTTGTCGGCGATCTCGAACTGCGGGTCGAGGCACTGGGGCTCGGCCTCGGCGTGCCGGGTCTCGACGGGCTGGTCGGCGGCATCGTCGGCAATGCCGTCACGCCGCTCGACCAACTCATCAACGGCGTCCTCGGCACACTCGGCATCGGGCTCGGCCAGGCCGATAGCTGGGTGACCGGCGTGCGTTGCGGCGGGGCCGTGCTGGTGCAGTGACGGCCGTCAGTCCCTGAGCCTTTCCTTGATGCGCCGGGTCAGCCCGTCCCGAACATCGCGATAGGCATCGAGCTTCTGCTCGCGTGCGCCCTGCACGAGAGTCGGGTCCATGGTCGGCCAGTATTCGACGGTGGTCGCCAGGGTCCGCGTCAACTCCAGCGCCTTGTGATGAGCCTCGGGAGAGAGCGAGATGATGAGGTCGAAGTTGAGACCTTCCCACTCCTCCAGTTCCTCGACCGATTTCGGCCTGTGTCGGCTGAGATCGATGCCGATCTCGTCCAGAACCTCGAGGGCAAAGCCGTCGACCTCGCCTTTCCGGGCGCCGGCGGACTGGACATAGATCGACTTGCCGAAGAAGTGCTTGGCCAGTGCCTCGGCCATGGGCGAGCGCACGGCGTTCATCGCGCACATGAAGAGCACGCTCTGGACCTTCCGCGGCGGGGCCGGCTCCAACCGGGTCAGCCTTTCCAGTGCAACGCGTAGATCAGCGTGAACAGCCGCCGGGCCGTGTCGAAGTCGATCTCGACCTTGTTTGCCAGCCGGTCGACCAGAATGCCCGCAGCCTCGTCGTGCAGGCCGCGACGGCCCATGTCGATGGCCTCGATCTGGTCGGGCGTCTGCGTGCGGATCGCGGCATAGTAGCTCTCGCAGATCAGCTCGTAGTCCTTGACGATGCGCCGGAACGGGCTGAGCGAAAGGTGGTGCGTGACGACCGGCTCGCCGTCCGACGCCTTGATGTCGAAGACGAGGCGCCGCTCGACCAGCGCGAGATGGGCGTGATACGGGCCGCCATCATGGCCGGAGACGACGAAGCGGTTCCGCTCGATCAGGTCATAGATCGCGATGGCGCGCTCATGCTCCTGGTCGGGCGAACCCCGCCCCAGCGAGGATTCGTCGAGGGTCACGCCGACAAGGCACTGGTTTTCCGAAGACGGGTCGGCCGGCATCGCTCCTCCTGTCGCAGCGACGCCCTGCCCGGCGGCGCTCAGAGATTCAGCCTGATCGTCACGGAACGGCCGTGCGCCTGCAAGCCCTCCGCTTCGGCCAATTGCGTGGCGGCCGGCGCAAGCCGGCGCAGCCCTTCCGGTCCGCATTTCAGAAGCGAAGTCCGCTTCATGAAATCGGCGACGCCAAGACCCGAGGAGAAGCGCGCCGAGCGGGCAGTCGGCAGCACATGGTTGGGGCCGCCGACATAATCACCGATCGCCTCCGGCGTATGGCCACCGAGGAAGATCGCCCCGGCATTGCGGATGAGCCCGGCCAGACGGTCCGGCTCGGCAGTGATGATCTCGAGGTGCTCCGGTGCGATCCGGTCGACCAGCGGCACCGCCGCCTCCAGATCGGCTACCAGCAGGATCGCGCCGAAATCCTGCCAACTCTTGCCGGCGATCTCGGCGCGCGGCAGCGTCGCGAGCTGGCTTGCGACCGCCTTCTCAACTTCGGCCGCGAGCGCGGCGTCATCGGTCATCAGGATCGACTGGGCCGAGACGTCATGCTCTGCCTGAGCCAGCAGATCGGCCGCGATCCAGTCGGGATTGGCGGTGCGATCGGCAATGACCAGCACCTCGGAGGGGCCGGCGATCATGTCGATGCCGACCTGGCCGAAAACGCGGCGCTTGGCGGCGGCGACATAGGCGTTGCCCGGACCGACGATCTTGGCGACGGGCGCGATCGCATCCGTGCCATAGGCCAGCGCCGCCACGGCCTGGGCGCCGCCAATACGATAGACCTCATCGACGCCGGCGAGCCTGGCCGCCGCCAGCACGAGCGGATTGGTCTCGCCGCGCGGCGTCGGGGCGACCATGACGATACGCGGCACCCCCGCAACCTTGGCGGGGATGGCGTTCATCAGCACCGAGGACGGATAGCTCGCCGTACCGCCCGGCACATAAAGACCGACCGCCTCGATGGCACTCCAGCGCCAGCCGCTCTCGACGCCGGCATCGTCCTTCACCCAGGAATCCTCGGGCTTCTGGCGGCGGTGATAGATCTCGATGCGCTGACGCGCCGTTTCCAGCGCTGCCAGCAATTCGGGCGAGCAGGCAGCGACAGCCGCGTCGATCTCGGCCTCGCTGACCCGCAGCGTCGCGGGGCTGAGGTCCAGGGCATCGAAGCGGCTGGTATAGGCGATCAGCGCGGCATCGCCCTTTTCACGCACCTCCGCGATGATGTCGGCGGCGATGCGGTCGACCTCTTCCGAAACCTCGCGCTTGGCGGAAAGCAGGGCTGCGAAGCCCTCGGCAAAGCGTGCGTCCCTATCGTCGAGCCTGATCGGCATCGCTGGTCCCCGGCAATGATCGCGAGAGAGTTAGGTCAGGCGTCGGGATGGCCGGGCGTCGCCACGGCTTCCCAGACCGGGCCGAGGTCCTTCATCTGGGCCTCGACGCATTCGACGGAGAGCCGGATCGCGGCTCCTTCCGAGAAATGCAGCGTCACATCACCGGCAGGCTCATCGCTCTGATCGAAGGTGATCGCCAGGAGATTCAGCACCTTGCCCGTGTCGTTCTTGTCGAGCTTGGCACTGCGAACGCTGAGCACGCGGTCGAAATGCAGCGCGGCCAGCCGGCGACGGCGCTGGCCATGCACGGCGCCTTCCCAATCGAAACGGCGCGCCGCGAGAGCGAAGCGCTTCTCGGCCGGCAGATAGACGATGTCGGCCGCCTTCAGCACCGCATCCTGGAGATGGGCGGAGACGATGGCGAGGTCGTCGGCGTCGAGCGCGACGAGCTTCAGCGGTTCGGCGGCGTCGTCAGACATGACATCGTTCTGACGAGCCGCACCGAGAAAATCAACCGCCGCGTCTCAGCTGCTGATGCGTTCGACCACAGCGCCGCAACGACTGAGCTTGGCTTCGAGCGCCTCGAAGCCGCGATCGAGGTGATAGACGCGGTTGATCGTGGTGTCGCCCTCGGCAGCAAGCCCGCCGATCACGAGCGAGACGGAGGCGCGCAGATCGGTCGCCATCACCGGCGCGCCGGTGAGCTTCTGGACGCCGTCGACATGCGCGACATCACCGTCGAGCCGGATCTTCGCACCAAGGCGGGCAAGCTCCTGCACATGCATGAAGCGGTTCTCGAAGATGGTCTCGCGGATGCGCGAGGTGCCCTTGGCCTTGGTCATCAGGGCCATGAACTGCGCCTGCAGATCGGTGGGGAAGCCGGGGAACGGATCGGTGTCGATATCGACCGCATCGATGCCGTGGCCGTTGCGGCGCACGCGAATACCTTCGTTGGTCGAGCTGATCTCGACTCCAGCCTTGGTCAGCACGTCGAGCGCCGATTGCAGCAGTTCGGGGCGCGCGCCTTCGAGCACGACATCGCCGCCGGTCATGGCGACCGCCATGGCGTAGGTGCCGGTCTCGATCCGGTCCGGCAGGACGGCATGGTGGGCGCCGCCGAGCCGCGAGACGCCCGTGACGACGATGCGCGAGGTGCCGGCGCCTTCGATCTTGGCGCCCATCTTGACGAGGCAGGCCGCGAGATCGGTCACTTCAGGCTCGCGCGCCGCGTTCTCGATCACGGTCGTGCCTTCGGCGAGGACAGCGGCCATCAGCGCAGTATGCGTGCCACCGACCGTTACCTTCGGGAAGACGATCTCACCGCCCTTGAGACCCTTCGGGGCACGGGCCAGCGCGTAGCCGTTCTCGATCTCGATCTCGGCGCCGAGCTTCTCCAGAGCCATCAGCAGCAGATCCACCGGGCGCGTGCCGATGGCACAACCGCCGGGCAGCGAGACCTTGGCCTCGCCCATGCGGGCCAGGATCGGCGCGATGACCCAGAAGCTCGCCCGCATGGTGGAGACCAGCTCGTAGGGCGCGCAGGTGTCGACGATCTGGCGCGCGGTCAGCGAGATATTCTGACCGGTCTCGGCCGACTGGCCGATGCGCTTGCCGGCAACGGTCCGGTCGACACCGTGGTTGGAGAGGATGCGCGACAGGGCGGTGACGTCCGACAACCGCGGAACATTGGTCAGCGTCAGCGTCTCATCCGTCAGCAGGCTCGCGATCATGAGCGGCAGGGCGGCGTTCTTGGCGCCGGAAATCGGAATCGCGCCATTGAGGCGCTGGCCGCCGGTGATGCGGATCTTGTCCATCGTCAGGTCCTGCTCGGCCGGCGGGGTCAGGAAGCCGCGGCGCGTAGAGATATGGAGATTCAGGTCCGGGGAATATCGGCCTGAGCTGGCGGCGCCGGTT contains the following coding sequences:
- a CDS encoding microcin C ABC transporter permease YejB; translation: MLSYIARRLALMVPTLFGILLVSFIIVQFAPGGPVERVISQLQNPNSGAADRVGGGQGGDTGAHSDGSAYRGAQGLDPAFIKELEKQFGFDKPAPERFWKMLTDYARFDFGRSYFRGAPVLQLIKEKLPVSISLGLWMTLLSYAISIPLGIRKAVKEGSRFDTWTSAIVIIGYAIPSFLFAILLIVLFAGGSFWQIFPLRGLTSDNWSDLSLIGKIKDYLWHICLPVTAMALGAFATSTLLTKNSFLDEIRKQYVLTARMKGLTERGVLYGHVFRNAMLIVIAGFPGAFVSALFAGSLLIETIFSLDGLGLLSFEAIVNRDYPVVFANLYIFSLIGLVVHLITDLTYSWVDPRIDFETRES
- a CDS encoding ABC transporter permease encodes the protein MSDTLLDVPPPSLRSDAPLAPVEASQGWLKLTPINRRRLNNFKANKRGWWSFWLFLALFVLSLFAEFIANDRPLLVRYKGEWLFPVVVNYPEEKFGGFLATTDYRDPVIAKEIAANGFAVWPPIRYSYNTNNLDLPVPAPAPPTWLLKDEQCKPIAKRTGGATCRDIEWNWLGTDDQGRDVVARLIYGFRISVLFGLILCAFSSVIGITAGAVQGYFGGWTDLIFQRLIEIWTSIPALYLLIIVAAIITPSFFVLLGILLLFSWVSLVGVVRAEFLRARNFEYVRAARALGLSNRTIMIRHLLPNAMVATLTFLPFILNGSITTLTSLDFLGFGLPPGSPSLGELLAQGKANLQAPWLGLSGFIVIALMLSLLIFIGEAVRDAFDPRKTFA
- a CDS encoding ABC transporter ATP-binding protein, whose product is MSAPLLSVEDLSVAFRQGGKEALAVDHVSFSIDKGETVAIVGESGSGKSVSALSILKLLNYPAAHHPSGKVLFKGQNLIAADEDAMRKVRGNDITMVFQEPMTSLNPLHTIQKQIGEILELHKGLRGEKARTRTLELLGLVGIRDAASRLDAYPHQLSGGQRQRVMIAMALANEPDLLIADEPTTALDVTVQAQILKLLKELQARLGMAMLFITHDLGIVRRIADRVVVMLKGKVVEEGPVAEIFDNPQHPYTKRLLAAEPKGRPEPVASDAATLLEAGPMKIWFPIKSGFLRRITGHVKAVDGISVKVREGETLGVVGESGSGKTTLGLAILRLISSEGPIVFLGDRIDGLSSKQVRPKRKDLQVVFQDPYGSLSPRMSVAEIVAEGLGVQQKNLSYAARREIVAQALADVGLDPAAMDRYPHEFSGGQRQRIAIARAMALNPKFVVLDEPTSALDMSVQAQIVDLLRGLQAKRKLGYLFISHDLKVVRALSHRLVVMQNGKVVEEGPAEEVFARPREAYTQALLAAALNIESASNGAVRE
- a CDS encoding phosphopentomutase; this encodes MARALLIVLDSVGCGAAEDAGAYGDEGSDTLGHIAEACAEGRGDREGLRTGPLQLPNLVRLGLAHACEASTGRALAGVTKPAQPQGRWGYGVEVSQGKDTPSGHWEIAGCPVNFRWGYFTDLENSFPPELIAGIVKEGALPGILGNKHASGVTIIEELGADHIRTGKPICYTSVDSVLQIAAHEEHFGLDRLYALCKTVRGLVDPLKIGRVIARPFIGSPEDGFTRTGNRKDFAIPPPRETILDRLTAQGRAVVTVGKIGDIFAHRATGIEIKPFGNNAMVEAALEAWDGLPDGGFCFVNLVDFDTEYGHRRDIPGYAAALEAFDKLLPRIEAALKPDDIAVITADHGNDPSWRGTDHTREHVPILAFGPGIVPEPLGRRESFADIAASLGIWLGVGPVGPGRHW
- a CDS encoding methyl-accepting chemotaxis protein, whose protein sequence is MNWSLQVIRRRVALALIGLALLHVPLLAFSFWMRGQDGIVPVTLIGFAAAILPLLYRVAGTGQVTQLAIVTVLIGQVSALVFSFAGHPWQPDIHMYYFAVLALFAGFCDWRPILLGATLTALHHLVLQYVLPAAVFYQGGNLFRVLLHAVIVLIETAFLATFALLLQRRLNEGEENLARAQEVAERERLAGEKERALSEELSRRATSLQALVSRFRSQMDGAMILLDRSAETMQSKAGSLTETATHARGQTTLVAEAAAGTMDSIDQLSAASTELAASIAEIGRNAGQSADGSKSTAELARQASREIEELTERSEDVGAVVEIIRGIAAQTSMLALNATIEAARAGEMGRGFAVVASEVKTLSAQTAKATDEVSAHIGAMQQATQSSLRAIREIVDAIGEVERVANAIAVSVDEQSRATSEIAYQVRLSFEGAQRSADMAGGFESMTVETHGAAEKLQETAADLAQQAQSIRQDVALFCGNVAAA
- a CDS encoding TadE/TadG family type IV pilus assembly protein; the protein is MIASLGLFRRDEDGTSAIEFAFVAPVLLLLLFGIMGYGYVFGIYHSVQQMAAEAARSSVAGLSDAERARIAQDYVAANAGAYAFIDPAKVKVRTLQTGPQQQSFEVAVSYDMTGSLYDQLSRLVSLPQPLIERRAVVQRGGY